Below is a genomic region from Ruania alba.
CATCGCCGGGGAGCCGATGAAGCCCGCGACGAACACGTTCTGCGGGGTGTCGTACATCTCACGCGGGGTGCCCACCTGCTGCAGCACACCGTCCTTGAGCACGCAGATCCGGTCCCCCATGGTCAGGGCCTCGGTCTGGTCGTGCGTCACGTACACGGTGGTGACGCCGAGACGGCGCTGGAGCGAGGCGATCTGGGTACGCGTCTGCACACGCAGCTTGGCGTCCAGGTTCGACAGCGGCTCGTCCATCAGGAACACCTGCGGGTCACGCACGATGGCGCGGCCCATCGCCACACGCTGACGCTGACCACCGGAGAGCGCCTTCGGCTTGCGGTCCAGGTACTCGGCGAGGTCGAGGATCTTGGCTGCTTCCTCGACCTTCTTGCGGATCTCCGCCTTCGGGTTACCGGCGATCTTGAGCGCGAAGCCCATGTTGTCGGCCACCGACATGTGCGGGTACAGCGCGTAGTTCTGGAACACCATCGCGATGTCGCGGTCCTTGGGCTGCACGTCGGTGACGTCGCGGTCACCGATCAGGATGCGGCCGGAGTTGACGTCCTCCAGCCCGGCGAGCATGCGCAGGGAGGTTGACTTACCACAGCCAGAGGGGCCGACGAGAACGAGGAACTCGCCGTCCTCGACCTGGAGGTCGAGTGCGTCCACTGCGGGACGCTCGGTGCCGGGGTAGATCCGGCTCGCGTGGTCATAGGTCACAGTTGCCATGACTGCTTATTTCCCTTCACCGGCAGGTACGTGCCGGACGATCCGTTGTGAAGAGTGTCAGAGTGTCTCCGCTGACACAGCACCAGGGAGGCGCCTCCCGCATTCTGCCACAGACTCACTCATCGTTGGATGACGTTCGCCACACTCCGAGACGGGTAAGCGCCTCGGCGAGGGCGGCCTCGTCGGTCACCCGGTGCTCGGCCACAGTTTCCGCGGCACCGACCTTGATGCCCATGTCCCCGGCGCCGAGCACGGCCAGGGCGGTCTCGTCGGTCACGTCGTCGCCGGCGTAGAGCACGGCCACGTCGCCGCCGAGGCGTTCGCGCAGCGCCGTCACCGACCCGCCCTTGCTGACGTCCACTACGGCGATCTCGGTGACCTGGTTCCCCCGCATCGCCCAGACCTGGTCTGCGCTGCCCGGCCCGTCGAGCGCCTCTGCGAGTGCCTGGTCCGCCTCCGGAGGTGCGAGCCCCCGGGTGTGCAGCACCGCCGCGGCGGGCTTGTGCTCCACCCAGGCGCCCGGGTGCGCCGCAGCGATACTCCCGACGGCGGCCGTCACCTCCGCCAGCACCCTCGCCTGGTCGTCGGTGAGGGTGAACGGCATCAGGTGCAGTTGTCCGCTCCCGTCCAGCTCGGCCTGTTCGGCGCCGTGGCTGCCTACCAGCCAGGTGCCGGGCGGGGGAGCGGCGAGCTGCTGCAGCTCCGCCACCGGCCGACCGGAGACCAGGGCGAGCTGGACGCCGTCGGCACTCGCCAGCCGGGCCAGGGCCGCGCTGGCCTCCGGGAGCGGGCGCGCATCGGCAGGGTCCTGCACGAATGGGGCCAGGCAGCCGTCGAAGTCCAACGCCACGAGCACCCGTGGGTGCGTCGCGAACGCGTGCAGCGCGCGGGTGAGGGCCTCCTCCATGATCGTGTCCTTCCCTCAGACGTGGCTGGTGCGTTGTGGCATGTGCTGCAGCACGGCGAGGAACTTCTCGGCCCAGCTCTGCACGTCGTTCTCCAGCACCCGTTTGCGCAGGGTGCGCATCCGGCGCCGCTGCTCGGCGGGCTCCATCGAGGCAGCCTTGAGCATCGCGGACTTCATCCCCTCGATGTCGTGCGGGTTCACCAGCAGGGCCTGGCCGAGCTCGTCCGCGGCGCCGGCGAACTCGCTCAGCACCAGGGCGCCGCCGAGGTCGGGCCGGGCGGCCACGTACTCCTTGGCCACCAGGTTCATCCCGTCGCGCAGGGCGGTCACCAGCATCACGTCCGCGGCCCGGTACAGGGCCACCATCTCCTCGAACGGATAGGAGTGGTGCATGTAGTAGATCGCCGAGCGCCCCCAGGAACCGTGATCGCCGTTGATATTGCCGACCATCACCTCCACCTCCTGGCGCAGCGTCTTGTACTGCTGCACCTGCTCCCGGCTCGGACTGGCCACCTGCACCAGCGCGGTGCGCGGCACGGTCACCTTCTTCTCCGCCACCAGCTCGCCGAACGCCTTGATCCGGTGCCGGATGCCCTTGGTGTAGTCGAGCCGGTCCACGCCGAGCATCAGCACGTCCGGATCGCCCAGCTCGGACCGCAGCTGGGCGGCCCGCTGGGTGATCTTCTCGGTGCGGGCGAGCGCGTCGACCTTCGCCGAGTCGATCGAGATCGGGAAGGTGCCTACCCGCACGTGCCGTTCCGGGCGGTTCCAGTGCTGACCGATGGTGACCTTCTGGCCGCGGGTGCCGTGGTCGGTGAACCGGCGCACTGCCCGCAGGAAGTTCGCTGCGTCTCCGGTGCGCTGGAAGCCGATCACGTCCGCCCCGAGGAGGCCCTCCACCACGCGCTGGCGCCACGGCAGCTGACCGAACAGCTCCACCGGGGGGAAGGGGATG
It encodes:
- a CDS encoding ABC transporter ATP-binding protein translates to MATVTYDHASRIYPGTERPAVDALDLQVEDGEFLVLVGPSGCGKSTSLRMLAGLEDVNSGRILIGDRDVTDVQPKDRDIAMVFQNYALYPHMSVADNMGFALKIAGNPKAEIRKKVEEAAKILDLAEYLDRKPKALSGGQRQRVAMGRAIVRDPQVFLMDEPLSNLDAKLRVQTRTQIASLQRRLGVTTVYVTHDQTEALTMGDRICVLKDGVLQQVGTPREMYDTPQNVFVAGFIGSPAMNLGSFKVGDGKANLGGAHIPLTRTTLDALTEDDKGEITLGFRPEATHLVSEGTDAAFGIKVNLVEELGSDAFIYGELTDKEASSHISSGAGDAQVIVRVEPKNPPLKGDTVYIQIEDGQKHLFSTSTGQRLPE
- the otsB gene encoding trehalose-phosphatase, which translates into the protein MEEALTRALHAFATHPRVLVALDFDGCLAPFVQDPADARPLPEASAALARLASADGVQLALVSGRPVAELQQLAAPPPGTWLVGSHGAEQAELDGSGQLHLMPFTLTDDQARVLAEVTAAVGSIAAAHPGAWVEHKPAAAVLHTRGLAPPEADQALAEALDGPGSADQVWAMRGNQVTEIAVVDVSKGGSVTALRERLGGDVAVLYAGDDVTDETALAVLGAGDMGIKVGAAETVAEHRVTDEAALAEALTRLGVWRTSSNDE
- a CDS encoding alpha,alpha-trehalose-phosphate synthase (UDP-forming), whose translation is MSGSHEFVVVANRLPVDIRTDEAGEITWTTSPGGLVTALAPVMQSQDGAWVGWSGSAEQTLEPFEADGMHLVPVPLNAKEVTEYYEGFSNATLWPLYHDVIVEPEFHRYWWNTYVEVNQRFAEAAAGVAAQHGSVWVQDYQLQLVPEMLRRLRPDVRIGFFDHIPFPPVELFGQLPWRQRVVEGLLGADVIGFQRTGDAANFLRAVRRFTDHGTRGQKVTIGQHWNRPERHVRVGTFPISIDSAKVDALARTEKITQRAAQLRSELGDPDVLMLGVDRLDYTKGIRHRIKAFGELVAEKKVTVPRTALVQVASPSREQVQQYKTLRQEVEVMVGNINGDHGSWGRSAIYYMHHSYPFEEMVALYRAADVMLVTALRDGMNLVAKEYVAARPDLGGALVLSEFAGAADELGQALLVNPHDIEGMKSAMLKAASMEPAEQRRRMRTLRKRVLENDVQSWAEKFLAVLQHMPQRTSHV